A window from Musa acuminata AAA Group cultivar baxijiao unplaced genomic scaffold, Cavendish_Baxijiao_AAA HiC_scaffold_1139, whole genome shotgun sequence encodes these proteins:
- the LOC135671509 gene encoding proline-rich receptor-like protein kinase PERK1, translating into MSTPTPTSSPAPPAGSPPQATPLAPPPASPPSPAIPSTPPPSPTNSSFPPSASPPPSSPSGSSPTPPATPSAPSPPLPSGGSPPSSPSPPSPETPLFTPSLPSSPSPSSSSVSTSVVVGVAVGGVVILLLLSFACICCWKKKRRSRRPPSHYYGAPPPLPAERKDERYGEYWQQNAPPLADHVVKVPPGPPPPPPFASRPPHPPNHAPPAPPPPMINSSGGSGSNYSGSEVPLTPPSPGVALGFSKSTFTYDELARATDGFSEANLLGQGGFGYVHRGVLPNGKEVAVKQLKTGSGQGEREFQAEVEIISRVHHKHLVSLVGYCISGGRRLLVYEFVPNNTLEFHLHGRGRPTMEWPTRLKIALGSAKGLAYLHEDCHPKIIHRDIKAANILLDYKFEAKVADFGLAKIASDSDTHVSTRVMGTFGYLAPEYASSGKLTDKSDVFSFGVMLLEIITGRRPVDSSQTFMDDSLVDWARPLLTRALEDGNYDALVDPKLGKNYNPDEMARMIACAAACVRHSARRRPKMSQVIRALEGDVSLEDLNEGIRPGHSRFYGSYGSSDYDSSQYNEDMKKFRKMALATQEYTGGDHSAATSEYGQNPSSSSTEGRQTHVIEIGKKKDSYGFGSS; encoded by the exons ATGTCGACCCCGACGCCAACCTCCTCCCCCGCACCACCCGCCGGCTCCCCTCCCCAAGCCACCCCCTTGGCGCCGCCCCCGGCCTCCCCTCCGTCGCCCGCCATCCCGTCCACTCCGCCGCCCTCCCCCACCAACTCGTCGTTCCCGCCGTCGGCCTCGCCGCCTCCTTCCAGCCCTTCCGGCTCTTCTCCTACTCCGCCGGCGACACCTTCCGCCCCGTCCCCGCCGTTGCCCTCCGGTGGATCTCCTCCCTCCTCGCCTTCTCCTCCGTCACCCGAGACTCCTTTGTTTACCCCGTCACTGCCCTCTTCCCCATCGCCGTCGTCGAGCTCCGTCTCGACCTCGGTCGTGGTCGGAGTCGCGGTGGGCGGGGTGGTCATCCTCTTGCTGCTGAGCTTCGCCTGCATCTGTTGTTGGAAAAAGAAGCGCCGGTCGCGGCGACCGCCGTCCCATTACTACGGAGCTCCCCCGCCGCTTCCAGCAGAAAGGAAAG ATGAACGGTATGGCGAGTATTGGCAACAGAATGCCCCACCCCTAGCAGATCATGTCGTCAAAGTGCCTCCaggacctcctcctcctccaccatttGCTTCGCGTCCTCCGCACCCACCTAACCATGCGCCGCCTGCACCTCCTCCACCTATGATAAACAGCAGTGGAGGCTCTGGCTCCAATTATTCTGGGTCTGAGGTTCCACTGACTCCACCATCTCCTGGTGTTGCCCTTGGCTTCTCAAAAAGTACCTTCACTTATGACGAACTGGCTAGGGCGACAGATGGTTTCTCTGAAGCTAATCTCCTTGGACAAGGTGGTTTTGGTTATGTTCACAGAGGAGTGCTTCCCAATGGCAAGGAGGTTGCAGTCAAACAATTAAAAACCGGTAGCGGACAGGGCGAGCGTGAATTCCAGGCAGAGGTTGAGATCATTAGTCGTGTGCATCACAAGCATCTTGTTTCATTGGTTGGGTACTGCATTTCTGGAGGCAGGAGGCTGCTTGTTTATGAATTTGTTCCAAACAATACATTGGAATTCCATTTGCATG GAAGAGGTCGACCAACTATGGAATGGCCTACACGACTGAAAATTGCACTGGGTTCTGCAAAGGGATTGGCATATCTTCATGAAGACT GCCACCCTAAGATTATTCACCGTGATATAAAGGCAGCCAACATTCTTCTTGATTACAAATTTGAGGCAAAG GTTGCAGATTTTGGGCTTGCGAAGATTGCTTCTGATAGTGACACCCATGTTTCAACAAGAGTTATGGGGACCTTTGG TTATCTGGCACCTGAATATGCATCTTCAGGCAAACTCACTGATAAATCAGATGTCTTTTCATTCGGTGTCATGCTTCTGGAGATAATCACTGGACGGCGTCCTGTTGATTCATCCCAAACTTTCATGGATGATAGCTTAGTTGACTGG GCAAGACCACTGCTTACTCGAGCTCTAGAAGATGGCAACTATGATGCCCTTGTTGATCCAAAATTGGGAAAGAACTATAACCCTGATGAGATGGCTCGCATGATTGCTTGTGCTGCTGCTTGTGTGCGCCACTCAGCACGAAGAAGGCCAAAGATGAGCCAG GTCATCCGTGCTTTGGAAGGAGATGTGTCTCTTGAAGATTTGAATGAAGGCATCAGACCGGGCCATAGCAGGTTTTACGGTTCGTATGGCAGCTCTGATTATGATTCTAGCCAGTACAACGAGGATATGAAGAAGTTCAGGAAAATGGCACTGGCGACTCAAGAGTATACCGGCGGCGATCACAGTGCAGCAACCAGCGAGTACGGTCAGAATCCATCGTCTTCGAGCACTGAAGGCCGACAGACACATGTAATCGAGATTGGTAAGAAGAAAGACAGCTATGGTTTTGGCAGCAGCTAG
- the LOC135671451 gene encoding ras-related protein Rab7-like gives MASRRRMLLKVIILGDSGVGKTSLMNQYVNKKFSNQYKATIGADFLTKDVQIDDRLFTLQIWDTAGQERFQSLGVAFYRGADCCVLVYDVNVVKSFDNLDNWREEFLIQASPFDPENYPFILLGNKIDIDGGNSRVESEKKAKAWCASKGNIPYFETSAKEGFDVEAAFQCIAKNALKNEPEEDIYLRDTIDVAGGARRQQSSGCEC, from the exons ATGGCGTCTCGAAGGCGAATGCTCCTCAAAGTCATCATCCTCGGGGACAGCGG GGTTGGGAAGACGTCTCTGATGAATCA GTATGTCAACAAGAAATTCAGTAATCAATATAAGGCGACCATTGGGGCTGATTTCTTGACTAAAGACGTCCAGATAGATGACAGATTGTTCACGTTGCAG ATATGGGACACAGCAGGGCAGGAAAGGTTCCAGAGTCTTGGTGTGGCTTTCTATCGTGGAGCCGATTGCTGTGTCCTTGTGTATGATGTTAATGTCGTGAAATCGTTTGACAATTTGGATAATTGGCGTGAGGAATTTCTGATCCAG GCTAGCCCATTTGACCCTgaaaactacccttttatactgtTGGGTAACAAGATAGATATTGATGGTGGCAACAGCCGAGTGGAAAG TGAGAAGAAAGCGAAGGCATGGTGTGCATCAAAGGGGAACATTCCTTATTTTGAAACATCAGCTAAAGAAGGATTCGATGTGGAAGCTGCTTTCCAATGTATTGCCAAAAATGCCCTCAAGAATGAGCCGGAGGAAGATAT ATATCTTCGTGATACCATTGATGTGGCGGGTGGTGCGAGACGACAACAATCATCCGGTTGTGAATGTTAG
- the LOC135671485 gene encoding uncharacterized protein LOC135671485 has product MASSYDYDDASLDSRYTRPPSAGQGSAGTDQGYDPNFVPDSVKTFVVHLYRHIREKNVYEIHQMYDGSFQRLSDRMFRESPWPSVEAIAPYVDNDHVFCLLYREMWFRHLYARLSPTGRQRVESWDNYCSLFSVVLHGVVNMQLPNQWLWDMVDEFVYQFQSYCQYRAKLKNKTEEELQLLRQYDQAWNVYGVLNYLQALVEKSAITDVLEREKEGLEQFAATDGYDYEGGTSNVLKMLGYYSMIGLLRVHCLLGDYHTGLKCLAPIDISQQGVYNVVIGSHISTIYHYGFANLMLRRYVEAIREFNKILLYILKYKQFHQKSPQYDQILKKNEQMYALLAICLSLCPQNNLVEENVNSQLRDKYNEKMTKMLRYDDEAYAVYDELFTYACPKFITPSAPVLEEPLTNYNQDAYRLQLKLFLYEVKQQQLLSGVRSFLKLYSTISIGKLAAYMEVDEPTLRTILMTYKHKMHAVDGDGKIIPNADVDFYISEDIVHVVESKPTKRYGDYFLRQILKFEEMIGELDRIKMD; this is encoded by the exons ATGGCGAGCTCGTATGACTACGATGATGCCTCTCTCGACTCCCGGTACACGCGGCCGCCGTCAGCCGGTCAGGGAAGCGCCGGCACGGATCAGGGGTATGACCCTAACTTCGTGCCGGACTCCGTGAAGACCTTCGTGGTTCACCTCTATCGCCACATCCGGGAGAAGAACGTGTACGAGATCCACCAGATGTACGACGGCAGCTTCCAGCGGCTCAGCGACCGGATGTTCCGGGAGAGCCCCTGgccctccgtcgaggccatcgcccCCTACGTCGACAACGACCACGTCTTCTGCCTCCTCTACCGTGAGATGTGGTTCCGTCACCTCTACGCCCGGCTCTCCCCCACGGGGCGGCAGCGGGTGGAGTCGTGGGACAACTACTGCAGCCTCTTCTCGGTCGTGCTCCACGGAGTAGTCAACATGCAGCTTCCCAACCAATGGCTGTGGGATATGGTGGATGAGTTCGTCTACCAGTTCCAGTCATACTGTCAGTACCGGGCCAAGCTCAAGAACAAGACCGAGGAGGAACTGCAACTGCTCCGGCAGTACGATCAG GCATGGAATGTGTATGGGGTTCTCAATTACTTGCAAGCTTTGGTGGAGAAATCAGCCATAACTGATGTATTGGAAAGGGAAAAAGAAGGCTTGGAACAATTTGCTGCTACtgatggatatgattatgaaggaGGGACTAGCAATGTTCTGAAAATGTTAGGTTATTATAGCATGATTGGGCTACTGAGGGTACATTGCCTTCTGGGAGATTATCATACTGGTTTAAAGTGTTTGGCTCCCATCGACATCAGTCAACAAGGTGTTTACAATGTTGTAATAGGAAGCCACATATCCACCATATATCACTATGGGTTTGCAAACTTAATGCTGCGAAG GTATGTTGAAGCGATACGTGAATTCAATAAGATACTACTGTATATTCTCAAGTACAAGCAGTTTCATCAGAAGTCACCACAGTATGATCAGATACTGAAGAAAAATGAGCAGATGTATGCATTATTGGCAATTTGCCTTTCTTTGTGCCCTCAGAACAATCTTGTTGAGGAGAATGTGAATTCACAGTTGAGGGATAAGTACAATGAGAAGATGACAAAGATGCTGAGGTATGATGACGAAGCATATGCTGTGTATGATGAGCTCTTCACATATGCCTGTCCCAAATTTATAACTCCATCAGCTCCAGTTCTGGAGGAACCTCTTACGAATTACAACCAG GATGCTTACAGACTTCAGTTGAAGTTGTTTCTTTATGAAGTAAAGCAACAACAGTTGCTTTCTGGTGTGCGCAGTTTCTTGAAGTTGTACTCAACCATATCAATAGGGAAACTTGCTGCATACATGGAGGTGGACGAACCCACTTTGAG AACCATCTTGATGACATACAAACACAAGATGCATGCCGTTGATGGTGACGGAAAGATCATTCCAAATGCAGATGTGGACTTCTATATTAGTGAG GACATCGTCCATGTTGTGGAGTCCAAACCAACAAAGCGCTATGGTGACTATTTCTTGCGTCAGATCTTAAAG TTCGAGGAGATGATCGGCGAGCTGGACAGAATAAAGATGGACTGA